One Perca flavescens isolate YP-PL-M2 chromosome 5, PFLA_1.0, whole genome shotgun sequence genomic window, ctgtcttcatttcagctcaacaaaggtcagtttagaagattttcgtcagattttgagagactagtcacgtcacctcactccgctcgccatttccgggtgagtcccgactgccctgccgccgactgaactctcggctcgttggagatgaaccgcgCCCGCCTGTAAAGTagcgagagcaggcgacagcagccggggacggtgacaaaaatctgctctcaagtcagacagtttctagccgtttccagcagccttcagcaggactaaataagccaaattgttgctgctgttgttctgaaagatattaaacattctgaacttagcagaacctttccttgtttgtttttttcttcatatttgcaaagttaaatgatttagcatttaaatatccattattataagcttcagtctcaatttaaaaaagtgattaatcgcgattaattacagcaaattgtgcaattaattagttaattttttttaatcgattgacagccctactgcACATACTAGTTATTATTAAAGCCTACATCTATGATACACATAGAtaggctatatacagtataagcatGATAGCTAGcatactgaaaaaataacattgatttaaatTGAAACATCTATTTTACTTCAATGTATATTCCTTTAATTGAAACATCTATTTTACTTCAATGTATATTCCTTTAACAAGATGTGTTACTGACAAATTAGCCAACTATAAAGACATAGATATTTTAAacgattttttttctcagtccTCTTTGTTCAATTCAACAGTTCCCAAATATATTGACCCCACCCTACATCcataccatagactgttaatatacagtctatgatccaTACACCCATGGATGCCTACACCCGacagcaaaattacgaatcccactcgACATAtgatcccactatggccacgccaagacccgccctacggagcagctcgattggttggggttaggcatttcacctcgagtggttagggttaggtttaggttaAGGGATTGGTCAGGAGATAGGACCTGTAcacgtaagcatggacgcctggccaatagtggtgtgtgaatgctattgaagggcgggtcttggcgtggccatagtggggaaAATAAAATATCGCCACCGCACCACCACCATACTGTCTATGACCACCACGGCACAAGAGCCTCCCAATGGAGCCTCCACTGTTGCCATAGTTACCAAGTAACAAACTAACTTGGGGCACGTCCTTCTCACTTCTTTTTATATGTCAATGGTCCTTCTATGGGCACGTCACAAGCTAGATTTTGATTGTCAACTTTTGCAAATGTGACGTTATCGGAGATAAAAGAACAGGTTGTCTTCTGAAGCTTTGATTTCAAACTCTAAAATAATTATTAAGTAAACAATACTGACGACAAGGATGGAAACAAAAAACACGCGGCCCATTTTCCCTTGGTAAGTAATAGCCTACGGCTTTGTTTGTTGAGCTGTTAACGTTAGAAATTATAAGCAGTCGTTTCTTTGGTGATTTGTAACGTGAGTGAATGTAGACTAgctagtggtggaatgtaaatataataataaagtacTGAACAAAATGAGATTCTTGAACCTTACTTGAGCAGCCACTTACATTTTTATAGCCTAGCTAACGTTCCTACTTTCTATtccactagctagctagatttTGAAGGCAAATATTGTTACTTTTTTACttcacattacatttatttgacagctttagttactagttgcagattcagattgattaattaatttaaacaacAAATACATCATGTTTATTAATTAAGCTATCCAGCATAGCTTTTATAAAGAAATGTGCCCgacatttaccagctgcaacacattATTATAAGGCCCGCGATAGAGAATATAAATAGTCCTTTCTTTGCCAGAGAGACAACAGCCAAATAGCCTACAGGCTGAGTGTCCAACTGGCAAAATATAAAGGAGGATATGAAAAGGCAATTCAGATAGCAACGTGCATGTGGTTCAAATAGAGATGCACTTCCTGCCCAAAAATGGAAAAATGCTCCAGCACAGAAAAAGTGTGAGCTCCTGCTAAAATTTTAagtgaactaaaaaaaaaaaagccagttcTCCATTTAGAAATGATTATGTAATACATATTGTATATACACAGTGCTTAACAGTGTGTGACTGATGgaaactatattatatctacaGAAACTATAACTGTTGCTCAGCAGCAACCATACAGTGATTACACTGTCTGCCGTTTTGTGTCTGGTACGGGTATCTCTGGGCGAGGCTATATTTCTAAAGGATACATAGCTGATCATTGCGTTTATCATTATCGTTTCAACTAAGTATGTGAAGTACTAAGATTAGATAAGATTAGTAAAAACCTTTCTTGTTAATCCTCAGGTACAAGGAGAGGTTGCAGACCAAGTATCATAAAGCCCCAGCAAACAAGATGTCCTTGATCGGTAGTTGTTGCCGTTTTGTAAACGTGAGCCTCGATGACTTCAGTGACTGCTCGTCAGTCTTATCCGGGGACCAGAGAGGTGTCTCACCAGTTATTTTTCATGACACTCCAAACCAGAACTCCAGTCAAAGGCATAAAAAGTGCTCCTCTAAAGAACATGCTTGCTTTTCAAAGCAGATGATCCAAAAGCAGATTCGCAGAGAATATGTGGCTGCTGTGGAGGAAAAACTCAAACAGCATCCTCTGGCTATGTACCTGCACTATAAGGATCATATGACCCCAGATGTAAGTAGCATGGCAGCAGTCTGGACTACTAAGCTGCATTGTGCCAGAACAAGAGGGCAGTAAGAGTTTATCCTGTCTTTACATGTGTCTTCATTTCTCTGCAGCTATTTGATAAGGTGTTATCCGTCTTGGACCCAGACATGAGCGTTATCAGTGCCTCTGCACTTCCTACGCTTACAGGAGATGatgtggaggaggaagatgaggaaaACTGTACAGAGCCAAGTCAGGAAGAAGTGAACAGAGCAAAACACAGAACTTCTGCTGATAAAACGCAAGTAAACTGTCAATTTGATTTGTAGTATTAATATAATCTGAAGATCCATCCAACAAATAAACACGATTCTGTCTGTAATGCGGCTACACATTACTTCtcaattattttacagcagtaCTAATGGCCAAAATCCAAGTCCAAGAAACCCCTATATtgtaaaaatgaatggaaattgTATCAAGAAAGGCCAACAAGTGAATCAACTGAGCATCCATAAAGACATGAACGTAGCCGCCAAACCTTTCAGCAGACAGTTTGTCTCTCCGGTAAgtttgagaaaagaaaacattaagGTTACCCTTTGTTAGACCTTACACAAGAAGCAGTATAATGTTAAAACAATGATACAATGGACTTATTTCGGACTCTTGCAGGACGAAGAGACAAATGTTACGGAATCTCCAATACTGGGCCTTTCAGACTCTTCATCTCCAACTTTCCCCATTTAAGTGGACGCCGCCAACAATTTCCGGTTCAAGAACTGAATcctggggcgcctgggtagctcacctcgtagagcgggtgcccatatatagaggtttactcctcgacgcagcggccacgggttcgactctgacctgcggccctttgctgcacgtcattcaccctctctctcccctttcgagtctaagctgtcctatcaaataaaggcctaaaatgccaaaaaaagaatctttaaaaaaaaaagaactgaatCCTGTCACAGCCACAAACAGAGCAGACAGTTTCAAAAGGCCTTTGAgctaaataaaagtacaaaaagagtAAAGTTCACAAATTCTTAAACCCACaaatcaaaatacatttttttatggcTACTGATTAGAAAAATCcaatacacatacagtaaaagcCACGCATGTCCAAGGAGCTTTTCCTGCATCCATGTGAAATAGTTGGGCTGCTGACCGAATTAGGAGCTCAAAAAGATGTAGCTGTGAGCAGTTATGTAATCCACAATGGACTATGACTGCCAAGGCTTAAGGCAAGACTATATATTAAGAGGAGGGGTTGCAAAAGACCTTTGTACCTTGTATGGTGTATTCAGAGCATTAATTTACAATGCTCTTCAAAAccccactgtaaaaaaaaaaaaaaaaaaaaaagaaggaagaggaagtgtgtttgaaatgtctttgttttagTATACAAGGAAACATGGACCATTAAGCATTGTTAGGGTGGGGGGGTCAGAGGTTTTATGATAATTGATGCCTAAAATTAACTTAAACAGCAAAGATAGATGCTGCATTATTGTTAACTATCTTCTCTATATTTGTATCAAGCTTGTTTGACTGTGTACCGCCAAAAATGCAAATATAGTAgacacattcttttttttaatttggtaTGATTCCTGGAATAAAATAACTCAAACATAATTTTTTAATAGactttatttaaacaataaattacaaaaacataAGCCTGATTGGTGATTTCATAAAACAATTTTTGACAACATCTGgggagtctttaaaaaaaaaaaaaaaaaaaaaaaaaaagctttctgaaagacaaaaaaaataattttattaattCTGAGGAATGGGATTACAGAGATTATGATCATTAAATAACATTTACACAGTTATATGAAAAAGGTCTGTGAGTTGCTAAAGGACACGCCTAACAGGGAACTTTACTGTTACTGAAATGGACTTTGTCGCGTCATTACATCCTGACACATCAGACTTGTGTGCTATGACATTTCATGTGAAATGTCTTATCATTGCTATTAATAAACTGTATTAAAGTGAATTTGACTTTTGCGTGAATGTTGTTCAGCCTCCCCTCTCATTAATGTACAGTGTGATAATAGTAATATACCGTTTTTGAAGAAAAAGCTACAAATGACTCAGTCTGTGTATATATGatgcacaaaatattaacaatttACCGGTAAGAGGGGTCGGCCTCATGTCTGTTGTGTcactgtcagctgtttgggtcagaggtcaggagAGAGTGGACGGGTGACCTGCGGCCCAGTGAGAGCAGCTGTGGGGAGGATGTGTACCACGCTGCAGTTGCTGGACTCGAAATGACACGGCCTAGAAAATTCATAATTTATATATGTTAGAGAATTGAATATTGATGCTGACAAATTTAATCTGTTTATCAAATGTAAGGCTGCaactaattatttttattattgatttatcTGCTGATCGTTTACTCAATTCATTATTTGCTCTATAAAATGTCggaaaattgataaaaaaatgcTTCAAGTTGCTTGTTTTGCCCACCCAACAATTCATCTCCAATACAATTATTTTCCAATGACgtaaaacacagaaaagcaggAAATCCTCACATGAATAGTTGAAAGAAATATGACTTGAACGATTAATCCATTATTAAAAtaagtttattttctgttgataGACTAATCATTGAATTATGTTGTATGGCAGATGAACACTGCATTCATGAAAggaatttttgttgttgttggattGCATGACAACTACGGAGTAGCTAAGAAAACTCACTCTCATTGAAGGATTTGTTGTTGATTGCTTTTCCGTTGAGCCCAGCGGCCTTCAGGAAATGTGGCTCGCTGTACACAGTGTatgcacaaacagacacacgtTACACACCGCCTGTGGCCCTTTGCAGCGCCGTTGCATGAGGTATACAAGGTCACGTGGTGAGATCGTGTGAGCGTCTCATAGCCTCGAGACAAGTCATGCGTAAAccgttaaaaacaaaataaaaaaaccacAACACTGAGTTGATTAGGTTTGGGTGCTTTCCCTACCTGCTGCAGGTTTTTCTTCTCAATCTGGAGCCAGCTTTTACTTCTTCTGCCTTGTCAATACTGCTGTGGGTGCAGAGGGATATCAGAATATACAGTGAGACGTCACGCATTCCACGAGTCCACAGTAGATGAAAGTTATACAAGGTCAACAGCCTGTCTAGTCTTTTTATGATATAGTACAGTAAAAACAGTGTGGGCAATGGTCAATTAAACCACACATGTATGCCCCCTGCCCCCCCCTCTAAATGACTTCCTGCTCACTTAGTTGCATCACATGATTTTCAGATGTGTGACCTAAGCTAGCCCAGGAACGAAGCTAATCCTTGCAGCGTGTGGGAACGGCGCCAGACGTACAGCGTGGTTCTGTGGACTGTCTCCGGTGCAGACCTCCTCCTGTTATCTGTGTGTGGTCCGCGGTTCTCCGAAATCACTTCTCGCAACTCTTTGACTAGAGACCCGAGTTCCCAGGCGGGGCTCTCCTGCTAGAGGAGAGAACGACAATATCGATACACCGCTGTGCTGATCTGATGCTCAACATTATAAATAGCTGGTCGCATTTCAACAGAGAAACATGGGAATACATACAATCTCACACATTTCTGTGACAATAAGCAACAAGATATTTTAGTCCTAAGTCACTAGAAACACTTAAAACTGTATTAACACTGATGACAGACACATCACACAGTATCCCAGTGCTTTgtttatagcttttttttttttttttttatagattatttttttgggcattctcagcctttatttttgataggacagctgaagacatgaaaggggagaaagaaggggaatgacatgcgaccccgggcccgctgcgtcgaggagtaaacctctatatttgggcacccgctctaccaactgagctatccgggcacccatCCCGCTGTTTTGTTGAGATGATTTACAGTCAGGTTTCTCTGAAATGCTGTGTATGTTTTTGATTTAAAGGCAGAGCAGATGTGCTGAGCTTGTGTCTGTGCAGCCAAATAAACAATGATTCACACATGCACTTGATGGGCTGGAACCGTAGGAGGTAGGCGAGATATAAGGAGTTCCTGACTGTACCGTGATCTGGGTGTTGGAGGCACGCTGGGAGAAGGGTGCAGCAGTGAGTGCAGATGGGGAGTCCAGGTCAGGTGGAGGTACATTCAGAGCTGTGCGCAAATTTTGACCTTGGAGCTCCTATAGATGAGATCGACATTTGTTGAAGGGAGCTCAGCTCCATTTATACATGAAAGTCTCAGAATAAGTCAGATTGGATTAAGACATAACTATAAAACATGCATGATGAGAAGAAGTGTACAGTAGTACATCTACATTAAATAAGGGTATACTGTACACTGTGCTGTGTATTTGTGGAGGAGTCATATTCCTTCTTACAAAAAGAGCCTTTGTCTGTAATCTGCTCTACCTTCAAATCCAAGGCATGTTGGAGTTTCAGACGGAAGAAGTCCTGCTCCTGCAGCTGGATGAAATCTTGACAGTCCGCAAAGCTCTCCGACATCTTTTTGAAGATACAGAGAATATGAAGCAACAACATAGAACAGGACAGATAAGGTTCTTTATTTATCTGAATATATAAACTAACATTTTGGTTTTGCTCCAAAGGGAGACGAGAACTGTGACGCCAAACCTTACGAATGAAGTAAAATACAGTATTTCTCAGAATGTAAAAATAGTTATTCAGATattaatatttctgttttaaGATAATTGCTGATCATCAGCCCATTTATAAGACATTTTCTAACTGTATTTTACCTCTAtcttttgggggcattttatgcttttattaCATAGTGGTAAAGAAATGATAGTAAATGAGGAAGAAGGGAGAtgggaaatgaaatgaaaccaAACTCGCCGACCGAACACAAAACGAGGACGCCACTAACTTcgttgttgaaaaaaaatt contains:
- the fam47e gene encoding protein FAM47E, encoding METKNTRPIFPWYKERLQTKYHKAPANKMSLIGSCCRFVNVSLDDFSDCSSVLSGDQRGVSPVIFHDTPNQNSSQRHKKCSSKEHACFSKQMIQKQIRREYVAAVEEKLKQHPLAMYLHYKDHMTPDLFDKVLSVLDPDMSVISASALPTLTGDDVEEEDEENCTEPSQEEVNRAKHRTSADKTSTNGQNPSPRNPYIVKMNGNCIKKGQQVNQLSIHKDMNVAAKPFSRQFVSPDEETNVTESPILGLSDSSSPTFPI